In Mycolicibacter virginiensis, the DNA window GGGCAATAGCAACAGTTTCGAACCAGACATCACGAGCCATTATCAGATGGGACTTTCATTGCAGAGGCGGGCCGGCGGACGCATGGACAGCGTCAACGGCACCACAGTGGTGATCGGCTTGCCGCGGGAATGGTCCGCGGCCGGGCGGGGCTTGGTGCGATCGGCAGCCAGCGCGGGTGCGCCGTAGCCCTGGACGCATTCCGGATCCGGTCCATCCAGCGGCAGTCCGGTGAAGAACTTTGCGGCCATGCAGCCGCCCCGGCAGCTGTCGTAGTGGTCGCAGCTTCCGCAGGCGCCGGCGGACTGCGGCTCCCGCAGTTCACGAAACAGCGGAGCGTGCTTCCAGACGTTGTCGAAACCTCCGTCGGACAGCACGTTTCCGGCCAAGAAGCGGTCGTGGATGGCGAAGGGACAGGCGTAGACATCACCGACGGGGTCGATGAGGCACACCACGCGCCCGGCGCCACACATGTTCAGCCCGGCCAGCGCGCCGGGCGCGCCAAGTCCGGACAGGTGGAAGAAGGAGTCACCGGTGAGCACCCGCTCCCCGTTGGCCACCAGCCAGTCGTAGAGCTGGACCTGCTGGTCGGCGGTCGGGTGCAGGTCGTCCCACACATCGGCGCCTCGCCCCGACGGCCGCAGTCGGGTGATCCGCAGCGTCGCACCATAGCGGCTGGCCAACTCGGCAAAGTCGTCAAGCTGGTCGATGTTGTGGCGGGTCGCGACGACCGAGATCTTGGCGTCGGAGAATCCGGCCGCGGCCAGGTTCTCCAGCGCCCGGATCGCCATATCGAACGAGCCGGGGCCACGGATCGGGTCGTTGACCTCTGCGGTGGCACCGTCCAGGGAGATCTGGACGTCGACGTAGTCGCTGGCCGCCAGCTTGGCCGCCACCTCGGGGGTGATCCGCAGGCCGTTGGTGGAGAACTTCACGCCGACGTGGTGCTCGGTGGCATAGTCCACCAGCTCCCAAAAGTCCGAGCGCACTGTGGGTTCCCCGCCACCGATGTTGACGTAGAACACCTGCATGCGTTCCAGCTCGTCGATGATGTCTTTGCACTGCCGCGTGGACAGCTCGCGGGGATCGCGCTTGCCCGACGAGGACAGGCAGTGCACGCACGCCAGGTTGCAGGCGTAGGTCAGCTCCCACGTCAGGCAGATCGGAGCGTCAAGCCCGTGCTCGAATTGTTCGATAAGCCGGGGCACCGGTGCCACGGATGTCATTGGCCCTCCCTGGGCATCAGCATCTTCGAGTCCGCCAGCACGCCCAGCGCATGCAGGTACGGACCCTGATCGGCATCGTCGACTCCGGCTGCGCGGCAGGCGGATCGGACATCGTCGTGGTCCGGAAGAGACCGCACCACCTCGACGATGGTGCGGTTCTTCAGGAACGACAACTTACGGGTGCCGAAGTGGTACAGCAGCGCACCAAACGGCTCCGGGCGGAGCGCCACCTGCGGGTGCAGCTCCCAGCCGCGGTCGGGGTCGAACACTGTTGCCTCCGAGGCCACGGCGACCTCCGGCATGGTCAGTAGACGCCGCACATGCCGTCGATGGACACCTCTTCGACCAGGCTTTCGGTGACGAGCTCGGCATTGGTGTCGTTCTGCTGGTTCTGGTCCATGACGCGGGCCTTTCTCACGTTCGGGTTCGACAAAGGACTGTCGTGTCGGTCACAATCTCGGACAGAATATGGCATCGAGTGCCGTAAAGGAAGTGGGGCTGTGAGATGGGCGGTACGCCGGGTCCGCACCCCCGCGCCGGGCGGCGCCGCTCCACCACGCCGCAGCACATCACCGACGTGGCGATCGACCTGTTCGCCGCCCGCGGATTCGGCGAGGTCAGCGTTGATGACGTGGCGCAGGCCGCCGGCATCGGCCGTCGCACGGTGTTCCGGTACTACGCCTCGAAGAACGCCATCCCGTGGGGCGACTTCGACGCGCACCTGCACCAGCTACGGGAACTGCTGGACGGTATCGAACCCGGAGCGCCACTCGGTGACGCGCTGCGTGCGGCGCTGTTGGCGTTCAACACGTTCGGCGAGAGCGAGACGGCGCGCCACCGCCGGCGGATGCGGGTGATCCTGCAGACCGATGAGCTGCAGGCCTACTCGATGACGATGTACGCCGGCTGGCGCAGCGTCATCGCGGAGTTCGTGGCACGCCGGGCGGGTCTGGACCCTGATGACCTGCGGCCGCAGACGGTGGCGTGGATGATGCTGGGGGTGGCGCTCAGCGCTTACGAACGCTGGCTCGGCGATGAGTCGCTGGTGTTGCCACAGGTTCTCGGCGACGCGTTCGACGCGATCCGCGGCGGCCTGGACTGAGCGTCAGCATCTACCCCGCGATATCGCGATAGGCGGCCACTACCGGCTCCAGCTCGTCAGGGGTGGCGCCGTGCATGATCAGCGCGTCGGCGCCGTAGTCGAACTCCTGGCGGATGCGCTCGGCGCAGCGCCGCGCCGTACCGGTGGCCGCCGGCTGAAGCCACTCGTCGGGGATCAACGTCGCGATGTGCTCGATCTGCGCGGCGCTGGCCTTGTGGTCGATACCGCCCGGAATCGACGTCACCACCGGGTCCTCGCGGAAGCGCTGCAGCACCGCCGGGTCCCAGTTGTTGGTGCGCACCAGCAGATCGCCGTAGCCCTGCAGGTAGGTGGCCAGCCGCGCCACGGTCTTTTTCAGCCGCAGCTCTTCGGGCAGGTGATCGCCCACCGTGGCGAAACACGACCACACCCGCACGCTCGCCGGGTCGCGGCCGGCTCGTTCCGCGGCGTCCTTCACCGTTTTCACGCTGCGCTGCAAGGTCTCCGGAGTGAAGTAGGTGTGCAGGATGACGTCGTCGAAGAACGCTCCGCCCAGCTCGAGCGTCTTCGGCCCGAATGCCACCAGCGCCAGCCGGATGTCTTCGGCGAAGTCCGGGTCCAAGAACAGCACCTGATAGCGGCCGATCGGCCCGTCGTGGTTGAAGATCACCTCGCCTTGCCAGAGTCGGCGCATCACCTGTGCGAAGTCGGCCATCTGCGCGGTGGTGACGTTCGGGATCCCGAATGCGGCGTACATGGCAGCCACGCCGCGGCCGATGCCCAGGGTGAACCGTCCCCGCGACAGTCGGTGCATGGTGGTTGCCCATGACGCGGTGATCAACGGATGGCGGGTGTTGTGATTGGTTGCCGCGGTGGCGATCTGCATCCGGCCGGTGACCGCACACGCGGCCCCGACCAGCGACGATGCCTCTTTGACGTTCCAGCGTTCGGAGATGAACGCGGTCCCGAACCCGAGGTCCTCGCCACGGCGGGCTTCATCCATCAGCGCGGCCGGACCTTCCCCGCCGGCGCCGGCCAGCAAGTAGTAGCCCAGTTCGTCGAGGACCCGTTCAGTCATGCCCAAACCCCTTGCTTGTAGCCGCAATTCCACACCTCGGTGATCCTGCCGTCGATCACGCGGAACACGTTCGGCCGCCTTTCGTCGACACTTCCGCAGGGTTGCCTATCGATGGGTTTACGGTACGGTATTCAGTTGGATGCCGTGGGAGGAAATGCGATGAAGGTTCCGTTCACCTGGAAGGTCACCGGCTGGTTCATGATCGGCTGGTCACCGGAGTTCGCCGCCGGAACGACCCGGGCCCTGCACTACTTCGGCGAGGACTTGGTCGCCTACCGCGACGCCGACGGCGAACTGCATGTGATGGAGGCGCACTGCAAGCACATGGGCGCCCACCTGGGCCACGGCGGCACGGTGGTCGAAGACCGCGTCGAGTGCCCGTTCCATGGCTGGCAGTGGGGCCCCGACGGCTGCAACAAATTCATCCCCTATCAGCCGGACCGGCCGAACAAGGCGTTGCGCCTGCGGGTCTACCCGGTCCGCGAACAGCACGGCTGCGTGTTCGCATGGCACCACCCCGACGGCGCCGAACCCCACTGGGAGATGCCCGACATCTTCGGCAAGTTTCCCCAGTTCACCGCCGGCCCGCAGGACTACTACCGGGCCTACCCGGAATTCTCCCGACGCCTGGAGGGCGAACCGGTCCACCCGCAGATCGTCGCCGAGAATGCCGCTGACAGCGCACATTTCCAGTACGTGCACCACGCGACGGTGACGCCGAGGGTGCTCGATTGGAAGATGGCCGACCAGGAATGGCAGTTCGTCGCAGGCTGGCCCGACGAGCGCGCCGACGACCCGGAGCAGATGGCGTTGCGGTTCCACAGCCATCTGTTCGGGCTTGGCGGGGCGATCAGCATCTTCGAGGGCGTGCAGCAGCATCGGCTGATCTTCACCTGCACCCCGGTCGACGAGGGCCGCTCGGACCTGTTCTATTCGATCTGGTGGCCGCGGATTCCCGGTGATGACTCCGAGGCACCGCCGGATGACGTGCGCGCGCGGGTCGAGAAGCAGTTCCTGACCACCGTCGAAGACGACCTGGGAATCTGGCGCTACCAGCGCTACATCCAGAATCCGGCACTGTCCAAAGTCGACGCGAAACCCGTTTATGACGCTGCGGAAATGGGCTACACAGTTTTACGATGTGCCGCCCACCGAGGCCGTCTTGAGATGACCGCCGGGCTGGCGGACCTGGTAGCGCCTGCGCACACCGCACTGATCACCCAGGAGCTGCAGGGCGCGGTGGTGGGGCCCGACGCCGGCTTGGCGGCCCTCGCCGACGAGGCGCGCCGTGAGGCATTGCCCAACATCAGCCGGCTGCTGCCGGCGGCGCGGTCGGTCGGCGTTGCGGTGGTGCACTGCCTGGTGCACCGTCGCCCGGACGGCTTGGGTTCCAACCACAACGCGCGGTTGTTTTCCGCCGGCCGCCGCGCGGTGCGCATCGATCCGGGCAGCGCCGGTGCCACCCTGCTGCCCGAGTTCGGGCCGGAGCCGGCTGACCTGGTACTCAGCCGCTACCACGGCCTCGGGCCGATGGGCGGAACCGATCTGGATGCGATCCTGCGCAACCTGGGAATATCCACCGTTGTCGCGGTGGGGGTCTCGCTGAACGTCGCCATCCCCAACCTGGTGATGGACGCGATCAACGCCGCCTACCGCGTGGTGGTGCCCCGCGACGCGGTGGCCGGTGTCCCGGCCGAGTACGGTGCTGCCATCATCGACAACACGCTGTCGCTGCTGGCGACGATCACCACCACACAGGAGCTGATGGACACGTGGCAACCCTGACCCAGTTCACCGTGCCGGAGGTCACCGACGCCGTGGCCGCGGCGATTCCCGACCGCGACATGATCATCCAGGGCGACCGACGCTACACCTATGCGCAGATCCTCGAGCGGTCCAACCGGCTGGCGTCCTACCTGCACTCTCGCGGGCTGGGGTGCCACACGCCGCGGTCGGACCTGTCTGCGCACGAGACCGGCCAGGATCTGTTGGGGATCTACGCCTACAACGGCAACGAGTTCGTCGAGACCCTGCTGGGCAGCTTCCGGGCCCGGGTGGCGCCGTTCAACGTCAACTACCGCTACGTGCGCAAGGAATTGGCCTACCTGCTGGCTGATTCCGGCGCCACCGCGCTGGTATATCACGCCGCGTTCGCCCCCACCCTGGCCGAGGTGCTCCCCGAGCTTCCCCAGCTCAAGGTGCTGATCCAGATCGCCGACGACTCCGGCAACGCCCTGCTCGACGGGGCGGTCGACTACGAGACGGTGCTGGCGGAAAGCTCCCCGGAGCCGCCGCCGGTGCAACCCTCGCCCGACGACCTGTATGTGCTCTACACCGGTGGCACCACCGGGATGCCCAAGGGCGTGCTCTGGCGTCAGCACGACATCTTCATGGGCTCGTTCGGTGGCCGCAACTTGATGACCGCCGAAGAGGTCAGCTCCATCGATGACATCGTGGGGCCGGCCGGGGCGAACCCGGGGATCAAGCTGATGATCCTGCCGCCGCTGATCCACGGCGCCGCGCAGTGGGCCGTGATGACCGCAATCAACACTGGCCAAACCCTGGTCTTCCCTTCGGTTGTGGACCATTTCGACGCCGATGACGTGGTACGCGCCATAGAGCGGGAAAAAGTGATGTCGGTGACCGTGGTCGGCGACGCGATGGCCCGGCCGCTGCTGGATGCGATCCGCAAGGGCAGCGCCGACGTGTCGTCGCTGCTGGTGGTGGCCAACGGCGGCGCCCTGCTGACGCCATATGTCAAACAGCAGATCGTCGAGACCCTGCCCGGCGCCATGGTGATCGACGGGGTCGGCTCGTCGGAGACCGGCGCCCAGATGCGTCACATGTCGACCTCGGGTGCCGTCTCCACCGGAACCTTCGCCGGCGGACCGGACACCTGCGTGGTGGCCGAGGACCTAGGGGCCGTGCTGCAACCCGGGCACGACGGGCTGGGCTGGCTCGGCCAGCGCGGCTACGTCCCGCTGGGTTACAAGGGCGATGCAACCAAGACCGCCGCGACGTTCCCGGTGATCGACGGGGCGCGCTTCGCCGTTCCCGGCGACCGGGCCCGGCACCTGGACGACGGTTCGATCGAGCTGCTCGGCCGGGATTCGGTGACGATCAACTCCGGTGGGGAGAAGATCTTCGCCGAGGAAGTCGAGACGGCGCTCGCCTCACATCCGGGTGTCGTCGACGTGGTGGTCGCGGGCCGGCCCAGTGAACGCTGGGGCCAGGAGGTGGTGGCCGTGGTGGCCCTTGCCGAGAATGCCGCCGTCACGGCCGCCGAACTCATCGAGCACGCCGGCGGGTCACTGGCCCGCTACAAGCTGCCCAAAGCAGTCGTGTTCCGGTCGACGATCGTGCGCAGCCCGGCCGGCAAGGCCGACTACCGGTGGGCGCGCGAACAGGCCGAGCAGGGCTAGCGTCGTCAGCCGCGTTTGATCCGCCGGCGAGTCCGGTTGCGCGCCGAGCGCAGCATCGCGTCGGCGTAGAAGCGCATCGCGGGCCGAAACGGCGGCGCCGCACTGCCGGTCATGCTGAACGGCAGGTCGGAGCCCACCACGGTCCGGTAGTGGCTGAACGCGTCAAAACCCGCCTTGCCGTGGTAGGCGCCCATGCCGCTGCGACCCACCCCGCCGAACGGTGCCCCCGACGGAATCATCTGTGCGGCAAAGTCGTTGCGGGCCACTCCACCGCTTCGGGTGCGCTGCACGAAGGACCGGAATCCCTTGCCGCCCGGACCGAACCAGTAGGCGACCAGCGGGGCGGGGCGCGAGTTAATCGTCTCGATTGCTTCGTCGAGGGTGCCATAGCCCTGCACCATGAGCACCGGACCGAAGATCTCCTCGTCGGAGATGCGCATGGTCGCATCGGCGCCGCGCACCAGGGTGGGGGCGATCTTGCGGGAAGCGCGATCCGGCAGCGCCTCCCCGTCGGGCGCGACGGTCTCTACCACGGCGCCGCGGTCGCGCGCGTCGTCGATCAGACCCAGCACCCGGTCGAAGTTGGCTTCGTTGACACTTGAGCAGTAGTCGCCATTGGTCAGGATCGTCGGGAACATGTCCCGCAACGTTTGCCGGGCGACATCGACGAATGCGTCGACGTCGCGCTCGGGCACCAGGACATAGTCCGGGCACACGCAGACCTGACCGCCGTTGACCATGCGGGCTGCCGCGATCCGCTTCGCCGATCGCGCGATATCGGCGCCGGGCGCCACCACGACGGGGTTCTTCCCGCCCAGTTCCAAGGTCACTGGGACCAGGTTGTCCGCGGCAGCGCGCTGCACCAGCGCACCCACCGACGGCGAACCGGTGAAGAAGACGTGATCGAACGGCAGCCCAGCGAACGCGGCCGCCACATCAGCGCCGCCGGTGATGACGGCGAATTCGTTCTCGTCGAAGTACTTCGGTGCCAGGTGCGCCATCAGCTCGGCGGTGTGCGAGGTGATCTCAGACATTTTGACCATCACCCGATTGCCCGCCGCGAAGGCTGCCGCCGCCGGCACCACCACCAATTGCAGCGGGAAATTCCACGGCCCGATGATGCCCACCACGCCAAGCGGACTGGGCCGCACCTCGGCATGCAATCCGACCAGCCGGGCCGCACGCAGCAGCTTGCTGGGACGCATCCATTGTCGGACATGCGATCTGGTGTGCTCGACCACGGGGACGATGCCGATCATCTCGGTGGCCAGTGAGGCCGCGCGTGACCGGGTGCCGAAATCTTGTGCCATCGCCTCGGTGAAGGCGTCGACGTTTTCGAGCACCATCGCCAGCAACCGATCGATGCGGTTGCGCCGGACCGCGGCACCCGGCGGCCCGTCGTCGGTGAAGGATCGCCGCTGCTTCTCCAGCAGACTCGCCAGCTCGGCGGTCACGACAGGTCCAGCGGCCCGTTTTGTGCCACGGTCTGCAGCTGACCCAGTTCCACGCCACGGTCGGCAGCCGCTTCGATGCAGGCCGCAACGTCCTTGCGCATGAAGGGTGCAACGACTTTGGCGAAGCTGTCCACGCCACCGGCCGATTGCACGTATCCCGCGGCCCGGCTGCCGCCGCTGCACTGCGCCAGCGCCTCGAACAGGCTGGTATCGCGCACGCCGAGGTTCTTGCCCAGCTCGACCGCGGCGGCGACCAGTTGCGCGTTCGCGGCGAACAGCACGTTGTTGATCAGCTTGAGGTTGAGCGCGGTGCCCAGTGCCCCGGTAAGGATCACCGGGTCGGCGTAGGCCGCCAAGACCGATTGCGCGCGGGCCACCGCGTCGTCGGGGCCGCCGAGCAGCACGGTCAGCCTGCCGGCCTCGATGTCATGAGCGCCGCCGCTGACCGGAGCATCCACCAGCGCCGGGCCGTTCGGGAACTCCGCCGCCAGTGCGGTCAGCGTGCTCACCGTCCCGGTGGTGTGGGAAACCACGACCGTGCTGGAGTCGGCATTGGCCAGCAAGCCGTCGGCGCCGCCGGCGACCTCGAGCAGTTGTGCGTCGGAGAACAGGCAGCTGATCACGACGCCGGCATCGCGGGCGGCCGCGGCGATCGACTCCACTGGCACGGCGCCGGCGGCGTCGAGCCGTTCGCGCACCTCGGGCCGTCGGGCATAGACCTGAACCCGATGCCCGGCGGCGACAAGGCGCGCGACCATCGGTTCGCCCATCTGGCCGGCTCCCACGAATCCGACGACCTGGCCCGTTGTGCTCATTCTCGGCTCCTCAAGGCAGCTTTCGGCTATCCGGTAAGGGCAACCGTAGCATTGTCCGCGAGCGCCGAATTCGTTACAGTCGTGCTTACTGTCGACTTTTCGGGTACACCAGAAGGCTGGCGAGGATGACCAACCCGCAGCGCAAGGTCGTGGTCGTGGGCGCGGGGTCGGGAATCGGCGCCGCCACCGCCGCGCACTTCTACGAGCGCGGAGATTTCGTTCTCGCCGTCGACGTACACACCCACCACACGCCGGCATCGCAATACGCCAACTGCGACCTCCGGGATGCCGCGGCCATCGCGGAGTTCGCCGCCGAGATCGGTGACGACTGGGATCTGTTGGCTCATGTCGCCGGCGTACCTGGCACCGCATCGGCCGCCGACGTGCTGACGGTCAACTACCTGGGCATGCGGCTGATGACCGAGGGCCTGCTGCCGCGGCTTCGTCGCGGCGGGGCGGTGGTCGCAGTGGCATCGACGGCGGCACTCGGGTGGGACCAGCGCATCTCGGTGCTCAACGGCCTACTCGAAGCGACAGACGCGCAGGCCGTCCAGCGCTGGCAGGCTAGCCAGGACCCGGCCTATCCTATCTACAGCACCTCCAAGCAGGCCATGATCCTGTACGCCAAGCGGCGCGCCGCGACCGCGCACGCCGAGTACGGCGTGCGAATCAACACCGTGAGCCCGGGCCCCGTCGAAACGCCGATCCTGCCCGACTTCGAACAGTCGATGGGCAAACAGACGCTCGACACCGTACGCGCCACCGTCGGCCGGCACGCCGGCGTCGACGACATCGTCCCGGTGATCGACTTCCTGGGCTCCCCCGCCGCCGGCTGGATCACCGGCCAAGACGTTCTCGTCGACGGCGGCTTCATCAACGCGATCACCGCCGGCACACCCATCCCCACATAGGGCCAACCTTCCGAGAGGAAACCATGACAATCGATTCGTCACCTGCCGCACCGATTTCCCCACACCCCTACCATCGCCTCGACATCTCTGAAACCGAGTTCTGGGGCAAGGACTTCCGGACCCGGGACGAGACGTTCGCGACGCTGCGCAACGAACCGGGCCTCACGTGGCACCGGCCGATAGATGCCGTGTTCCCCCACCAGGAGACCGGCTACTGGGCGGCAACCCGGCACGCCGACGTCAAGTTCATCAGCCAGCACGAAGAGCTGTTCTGTTCCCGCGAAGGCGTCAGCGTCGACCCGATGCCGGCGGAGATCCAGCGCAACATGACGTTCTTTCTGGCGATGGACCCGCCGGAGCACACCCGGTACCGCAAGCTCATCAGTTCGGGCTTCACACCGCGGCAGGTCCGACGCATCGAGGATCAGATCAAGGCCAACTCCCGCAGCATCGTCGACGACCTGTTGACCCAATTGCGCAGTGGAGACCAGATCGACTTCGTCACAAGCTGTTCCGGCCAACTGCCGATGCGCACCGTCTCCGACATGATCGGCATCGACCCGGCCGACCAGCAGAAGGTCGCCTACGCCGCCGAATGCCTGTTCAGCGGGAGCGACGACGAGTACGCCTCACTGGAGGAGCGGGCGGTGCACGTCATGACGCAGCTGGGCGTGCTGGCCGGCTCCGGCGTCGAGCTGGCGCAGCGCCGCCGTGCCGAACCGCACGATGACCTGATGACCGAGTTGGTCAATGCCGAGGTCGACGGCCATCGTCTCACCGACGCCGACCTCGGCTCCTTCATGGTGCTGCTGGGCTCTGCGGGCAACGACACCACCAAGCAGGCCACCACGCACGCATTCAAGGCCCTCGTCGAACATCCCGAGCAGCGCGCCTGGCTACTGGCCGACTACGAGAATCGGATCGGCGGGGCGGTCGAGGAATTCGTGCGCTGGGCGACACCGGTACTCGCCTTCGCCCGCCACGCGGTGGTGGACACCGAGGTCGCCGGGACCGAGATCAAGGCCGGCGAGAAGGTGGCGCTGTACTACTGCTCGGCCAACCGCGACGAGTCGGTGTTCGACCGGCCGCATGAGTTCGACCTCACCCGCACCACCAACCCCCACCTGGGCTTCGGCGGCGGTGGTGCGCACTACTGCCTGGGAACCCACGTCGCCCGGATGGAGCTGCGGCACCTGTTCTACGAGCTGCTCACCCGGTTGCCCGACGTCACCCTCGGCGAGCCGGAATACCTGCAGAGCACCTTCGTGCACGGCATCAAGCGGATGCCGATCAGCCTGGCCTGACGCTGGTGCGATACTTGCTTAGTCATTTACTGTAACCTTTACAGTATGTTGCTACGCCCGACGGGAGATCAGCCGTGGAAAGCCAGCTTGACGACATTGCTGCCGCACTCGACAAGCCGGCCGACTACCTGAAGAACCCCTACCCGTACTTCCGGAACAAGCGCGAAGGGCTCGGGGTCTTCCCCGGAACGGTCATGGACTATTCCAAGACCCCGGCGTCGCTTCGGCCCAAGACCCAGTTCGCCGCGGTCTCCTTCGAGGCGGTGAATCAGGTCTTCCGCGAGGCGGATTCGTTCAACTCGCACATCTACGACGTCACGATCGGCCTGTTCATTGGACCGACCATCCTGGCGATGGAGGGCGAACCGCACCGCAAGCATCGCAACCTGGTCTCGTCGGCGTTTAAGCGGAAGTCGTTGGTGCACTGGGAGCCGGAGGTGGTCAGGCCGGTCTGCACCGCATTGATCGACGAATTCATCGCCGACAGCACCGCCGATCTGGTATCCGGCTTCACCTTCGAGTTCCCCACCCGGGTCATCTCCAAGCTGTTGGGTCTGCCCGAAGAGGATCTGCCCTGGTTCCGCCAGCGCGCGATCGAGCTGATCAGCTACACCGTCAATTACGAACGAGCGTTCGCCGCTTCGGCGGAGTTGAAGGACTACTTCCTGGCTCAGATGGCGAAGCGCAAATCCCAGCCGACCGAAGACATCATCGGCGACCTGGTCACCGCCGAGGTCGATGGCGAGAAGCTCAGTGACGAAGCGATCTTCTCGTTTCTTCGCCTGTTGCTGCCGGCCGGCCTGGAGACCACGTATCGGGCCACCAGCAACCTGCTGTACCTGCTGCTCACCCATCCCGAACAGTTCGCCGCGGTGCGCGCCGACCACGATCTGATCGGCGCCGCCATCGAGGAAGGGCTGCGCTACGAGACGCCGCTGACCACGGTGCAGCGCACCGCCATCCGCGACACCGCGGTGGCCGGCGTCGAAGTTCCCGCCGGCGCCGTCGTCGACGTCTGCATCGGGTCGGCGAACCGCGACGAGGCCCGGTGGGAACGGCCGGAGGAATTCGACATCTTCCGCAAATGGATTCCGCACATCACGTTCGCCGCCGGCGAGCACACCTGCATGGGCCTACATCTGGCCCGCATGGAGATGCGGGTCGCGATGGAATGTCTGCTCGACCGCCTCGGCGAGATCACCCTGCTCACCGATGACAACCCGCACATCTACGGGCAGCCGTTTCGCTCCCCGCGTTCGCTGCCGGTGACCTTCACCGCCCGATAAGTCTGCCGGCTCACGCCCGCGCGGCGGCTGCGGGTCAGGTGCCGCGCGGTTTGCGGTAGCCGATCGTCTTGGTCTCCAAGTACTGCGCGAATCCCTCGATTCCGCACTGCCGGCCCCAGCCGCTGCTCTTGTAGCCGCCGAACGGCGCGTCGGCGCCGTAGTACATGCCGCCGTTGACGCCGATTGCGCCGGTGCGGATCCGGCGCGCCACGTCCAGTGCCCGTCCGTTCGATGCCGAGACCACCGCACCGGCCAGCCCGTAGGCGCTGTCGTTGGCGATCCGCACCGCCTCGTCGTCGTCACTGAACGGCAGCATCACCAGCACCGGCCCGAACACCTCCTGCTGCGCGATGGCGGCGCTGTTGTCGACCCCGACGATCACCGTCGGCTGCACGTAGTGTCCGCCCGCCAGCTCGTCCGGCAGGCCGGTGACTTCGCCGCCGCCGGTGGTGATCTCGGCACCGTCGCGGCGAGCCTGCGCGTAGGCGTCGAGCACGCGCTGCTTCTGTGCGGCGCTGATCAGCGGGCCGACCAGGGTCTGCGGCAGCGCCGGGTCGCCCACGGTGACGGCCGCGAAGGCCGCGGTGACCGAGGCGACCAACTCGTCGAAGAGGCTGGCATGCACCAGCATCCGGGTGGTGGCCGCGCAGGCCTGCCCGGCGTGCACGCACACTCCGACTGCTCCGGGGATCACCTTGGCCGAGTCGGCGTCGTCGAGCACGATCAGCGCCGACTTTCCGCCCAGCTCCAGGAAGGTCCGCTTCATGGTGTCGGCGCTGGTGCGCGCCAGTAGCTTGCCGACCGTGGTGGATCCGGTGAACGAGATCATGTCGACGCGAGGGTCGGTGCCGAGCAGTCCGGCCACCTCGTTGGACGGCGTGGGCACCACGTTGACCACCCCCGGGGGGATGTCGGTGTGCTCAGCGATCAAGCGACCCAGCCGGGTGGCGTTCCACGGGGTGTTCGGGTCGGGCTTGAGCACGACGGTGTTGCCGGCCGCCAGGGCCGGCCCCAGCTTGTTGAGGATCACCTCGATGGGAAAGTTGGACGGTGTGATCGCAGCGACCACACCGACCGGCTCTTTGACGACCGTGCGAATGTTGCGGTCGCCGAACAGTCCGCCGCCGTCGAGCTGCCGCTCCCAGTCGAATTCATCGATCAACCGTCCCGGGTAGCGCAGCCCGTCGACGAGCGGCCAATCCAGCTGTGCCAGTTGGGTCGTCATCACCGGGCAGCCGACCTCGGCGATCAGCTCGGTGCGCAGCTCCTCCTTCTCGGCCTCCAGCGCCGACTG includes these proteins:
- a CDS encoding acyl-CoA synthetase, with product MATLTQFTVPEVTDAVAAAIPDRDMIIQGDRRYTYAQILERSNRLASYLHSRGLGCHTPRSDLSAHETGQDLLGIYAYNGNEFVETLLGSFRARVAPFNVNYRYVRKELAYLLADSGATALVYHAAFAPTLAEVLPELPQLKVLIQIADDSGNALLDGAVDYETVLAESSPEPPPVQPSPDDLYVLYTGGTTGMPKGVLWRQHDIFMGSFGGRNLMTAEEVSSIDDIVGPAGANPGIKLMILPPLIHGAAQWAVMTAINTGQTLVFPSVVDHFDADDVVRAIEREKVMSVTVVGDAMARPLLDAIRKGSADVSSLLVVANGGALLTPYVKQQIVETLPGAMVIDGVGSSETGAQMRHMSTSGAVSTGTFAGGPDTCVVAEDLGAVLQPGHDGLGWLGQRGYVPLGYKGDATKTAATFPVIDGARFAVPGDRARHLDDGSIELLGRDSVTINSGGEKIFAEEVETALASHPGVVDVVVAGRPSERWGQEVVAVVALAENAAVTAAELIEHAGGSLARYKLPKAVVFRSTIVRSPAGKADYRWAREQAEQG
- a CDS encoding aldehyde dehydrogenase family protein; the protein is MLEKQRRSFTDDGPPGAAVRRNRIDRLLAMVLENVDAFTEAMAQDFGTRSRAASLATEMIGIVPVVEHTRSHVRQWMRPSKLLRAARLVGLHAEVRPSPLGVVGIIGPWNFPLQLVVVPAAAAFAAGNRVMVKMSEITSHTAELMAHLAPKYFDENEFAVITGGADVAAAFAGLPFDHVFFTGSPSVGALVQRAAADNLVPVTLELGGKNPVVVAPGADIARSAKRIAAARMVNGGQVCVCPDYVLVPERDVDAFVDVARQTLRDMFPTILTNGDYCSSVNEANFDRVLGLIDDARDRGAVVETVAPDGEALPDRASRKIAPTLVRGADATMRISDEEIFGPVLMVQGYGTLDEAIETINSRPAPLVAYWFGPGGKGFRSFVQRTRSGGVARNDFAAQMIPSGAPFGGVGRSGMGAYHGKAGFDAFSHYRTVVGSDLPFSMTGSAAPPFRPAMRFYADAMLRSARNRTRRRIKRG
- a CDS encoding NAD(P)-dependent oxidoreductase; the protein is MSTTGQVVGFVGAGQMGEPMVARLVAAGHRVQVYARRPEVRERLDAAGAVPVESIAAAARDAGVVISCLFSDAQLLEVAGGADGLLANADSSTVVVSHTTGTVSTLTALAAEFPNGPALVDAPVSGGAHDIEAGRLTVLLGGPDDAVARAQSVLAAYADPVILTGALGTALNLKLINNVLFAANAQLVAAAVELGKNLGVRDTSLFEALAQCSGGSRAAGYVQSAGGVDSFAKVVAPFMRKDVAACIEAAADRGVELGQLQTVAQNGPLDLS
- a CDS encoding TIGR03857 family LLM class F420-dependent oxidoreductase gives rise to the protein MTERVLDELGYYLLAGAGGEGPAALMDEARRGEDLGFGTAFISERWNVKEASSLVGAACAVTGRMQIATAATNHNTRHPLITASWATTMHRLSRGRFTLGIGRGVAAMYAAFGIPNVTTAQMADFAQVMRRLWQGEVIFNHDGPIGRYQVLFLDPDFAEDIRLALVAFGPKTLELGGAFFDDVILHTYFTPETLQRSVKTVKDAAERAGRDPASVRVWSCFATVGDHLPEELRLKKTVARLATYLQGYGDLLVRTNNWDPAVLQRFREDPVVTSIPGGIDHKASAAQIEHIATLIPDEWLQPAATGTARRCAERIRQEFDYGADALIMHGATPDELEPVVAAYRDIAG
- a CDS encoding cysteine hydrolase, whose product is MTAGLADLVAPAHTALITQELQGAVVGPDAGLAALADEARREALPNISRLLPAARSVGVAVVHCLVHRRPDGLGSNHNARLFSAGRRAVRIDPGSAGATLLPEFGPEPADLVLSRYHGLGPMGGTDLDAILRNLGISTVVAVGVSLNVAIPNLVMDAINAAYRVVVPRDAVAGVPAEYGAAIIDNTLSLLATITTTQELMDTWQP